The following proteins come from a genomic window of Kiloniellales bacterium:
- the uvrC gene encoding excinuclease ABC subunit UvrC, producing the protein MGPDEEPLAEDLGGEAQSLGRGIEAISAAVKTLPNGPGVYRMLDRRGKALYVGKARNLKKRVTTYTQINKLPYRLQRMVAETALLEVVTTDSEVEALLLESNLIKRLMPRYNVLLRDDKSFPYILITGDNQVPQITKHRGAHNRPGAYFGPFASAGAVNRTITALEKAFLLRSCSDAVYAARSRPCLMFQIKRCAAPCVGRIGPEDYGRLVAQAKDFLTGRSREVQTKLAAEMQEASDRLDFESAALIRDRIRALSHIQSHQDINVPGVDDADVIAARQEAGRTCVQVFFFRAGRNYGNRAYFPSHDRKLGLEAVLSSFVAQFYDNKPTPPLVLLSHAPDDRPLLAEALSQRADRKVSLLVPQRGAKRKLIEHALSNARDALDRRLAESASQRELLEKLAATLSLEALPERIEVYDNSHLGGTKPYGAMIVAGTEGLIKASYRKFRIKDDPVPGDDYAMMREVLRRRFERAMKEDPDRSGALWPDLVILDGGRGQLNAGCEVFADLGVTDVALVAVAKGPERNAGRERIFLPEQPPLLLEPRDPVLYFIQRLRDEAHRFAIGSHRAGRAKAISQSPLDEIPGIGAKRKKALLLHFGSAKAVSRAGLADLEAVSGISAAVARRIYDFFRNSS; encoded by the coding sequence ATGGGGCCTGACGAGGAGCCTTTGGCAGAGGACCTCGGCGGCGAGGCGCAATCCCTGGGCCGCGGGATCGAAGCCATCTCGGCCGCGGTCAAGACCCTGCCGAACGGTCCCGGCGTCTATCGCATGCTTGATCGCCGCGGCAAGGCGCTCTACGTCGGCAAGGCGCGCAACCTCAAAAAGCGCGTAACCACCTACACCCAGATCAACAAACTGCCCTACCGGCTGCAGCGCATGGTCGCCGAGACCGCCCTCCTGGAGGTCGTGACGACCGACAGCGAGGTCGAGGCGCTGCTGCTGGAGAGCAACCTGATCAAGCGGCTGATGCCGCGCTACAACGTCCTGCTGCGCGACGACAAGTCCTTCCCCTACATCCTGATCACCGGCGACAACCAGGTGCCGCAGATCACCAAGCACCGGGGCGCCCACAACCGGCCCGGCGCCTATTTCGGCCCCTTCGCCTCGGCGGGCGCGGTCAATCGCACCATCACCGCGCTGGAAAAGGCTTTCCTGCTGCGATCCTGCTCCGATGCCGTCTACGCGGCCCGCAGCCGGCCCTGCCTGATGTTCCAGATCAAGCGTTGCGCCGCGCCCTGCGTGGGCCGCATCGGGCCCGAGGACTACGGGCGGCTGGTCGCCCAGGCCAAGGACTTCCTCACCGGGCGCAGCCGCGAGGTGCAGACCAAGCTCGCGGCCGAGATGCAGGAGGCCTCGGACCGGTTGGACTTCGAGAGCGCGGCCCTGATCCGCGATCGGATCCGGGCGCTGTCCCACATCCAGTCGCACCAGGACATCAACGTGCCCGGAGTCGACGACGCCGACGTCATCGCCGCCCGCCAGGAGGCCGGCCGGACCTGCGTCCAGGTCTTCTTCTTCCGGGCCGGCCGCAACTACGGCAACCGCGCCTATTTCCCCAGCCACGACCGCAAGCTGGGCCTCGAGGCCGTGCTGTCGTCCTTCGTCGCCCAGTTCTACGACAACAAGCCGACGCCCCCGCTGGTCCTCCTGAGCCACGCACCGGACGACCGGCCACTCCTCGCCGAGGCGCTGAGCCAGCGCGCGGACCGAAAGGTGAGCCTGCTGGTGCCGCAGCGCGGGGCCAAGCGCAAGCTGATCGAGCACGCCCTGAGCAACGCCCGCGACGCCCTGGACCGACGCCTGGCGGAGAGCGCCAGCCAGCGCGAGCTGCTCGAGAAGCTGGCCGCGACCCTGAGCCTGGAGGCCCTGCCGGAGCGGATCGAGGTCTACGACAACAGCCACCTCGGCGGGACCAAGCCCTACGGCGCGATGATCGTCGCCGGCACCGAGGGCCTGATCAAGGCGAGCTACCGCAAGTTCCGGATCAAAGACGATCCGGTGCCGGGCGACGACTACGCCATGATGCGCGAGGTCCTGCGCCGGCGTTTCGAGCGCGCGATGAAGGAGGACCCGGACCGCAGCGGCGCGCTGTGGCCCGACCTGGTGATCCTGGACGGCGGCCGGGGCCAGCTCAACGCCGGGTGTGAGGTCTTTGCTGACCTCGGGGTCACCGACGTCGCCCTGGTCGCCGTCGCCAAGGGACCGGAGCGCAACGCCGGGCGCGAGCGGATCTTCCTTCCGGAGCAGCCGCCCCTGCTGCTGGAGCCGCGAGATCCTGTGCTCTACTTCATCCAGCGCCTGCGCGACGAGGCCCATCGCTTCGCCATCGGCAGCCATCGGGCCGGACGCGCCAAGGCGATCAGCCAGTCGCCCCTTGACGAGATCCCCGGCATCGGCGCCAAGCGCAAGAAGGCGCTGCTGCTGCATTTCGGCTCGGCGAAGGCAGTGTCCCGGGCCGGACTGGCCGATCTCGAGGCGGTCTCGGGGATCTCCGCCGCGGTGGCGCGACGAATCTACGATTTCTTCAGGAATTCCTCCTGA
- a CDS encoding dihydroneopterin aldolase — MSQSKNGASLEAPAEPQARAGGQRIFIRDLQLPCRIGLTKAERRNRQRLAINLDMEIEPRRVKKDRITEVVDYTEIVAEVRRLSLESEFRLLESLAERLAQACFVHPRILAVRVRIEKLDLVSEAAGVGIEIERRHPAKG; from the coding sequence ATGAGTCAAAGCAAGAACGGCGCGTCGCTCGAAGCGCCGGCTGAGCCGCAGGCCCGGGCCGGCGGCCAGCGCATCTTCATCCGGGACCTGCAGCTGCCGTGCCGTATCGGCCTCACCAAGGCGGAACGGCGCAACCGTCAGCGTCTGGCGATCAACCTCGACATGGAGATCGAGCCGCGGCGGGTGAAGAAGGACCGGATCACCGAAGTCGTCGACTATACCGAGATCGTGGCCGAGGTCCGGCGCCTTTCCCTGGAGAGCGAGTTCCGTCTCCTGGAATCCCTCGCGGAACGGCTGGCGCAGGCCTGCTTCGTGCACCCGCGCATCCTCGCCGTCCGGGTCCGCATCGAGAAGCTGGATCTGGTTTCCGAGGCGGCCGGGGTCGGGATCGAGATCGAAAGGCGCCATCCCGCCAAGGGCTAG
- a CDS encoding SDR family oxidoreductase produces MTASELPRHPDSYPRAALVTGGAQRIGLAICRSLAADGWALAVHHNRSEAAAQALVAEIEAAGGRATALAADLAEEAETADLVPRAVRALGPLGLLVNNAAVYESDRIGSATRANWDFHMEINLRAPFRLTQAFADALPEDAGGLVINILDERVLNLTPNFATYTLSKSGLWTLTRSLALALAPRIRINGIGPGYAMPERGQSQESFERAAAKMPLGRGTDPEEICTALQFLIAAKSVTGQMIALDGGQHLGWMVPGISSS; encoded by the coding sequence ATGACGGCATCGGAACTTCCTCGACATCCCGACAGCTACCCGCGGGCGGCCCTCGTCACCGGCGGCGCGCAAAGGATCGGTCTGGCGATCTGTCGGAGTCTGGCGGCAGACGGCTGGGCCTTGGCCGTGCACCACAATCGATCCGAGGCGGCGGCCCAAGCCTTGGTTGCGGAGATCGAGGCCGCCGGAGGGCGCGCCACCGCCCTGGCGGCCGATCTGGCCGAGGAGGCGGAGACTGCAGACCTGGTGCCGCGCGCGGTCCGGGCCCTCGGACCGTTGGGCCTGCTGGTCAACAACGCCGCGGTCTACGAGTCCGACCGCATCGGTTCTGCGACGCGCGCCAACTGGGACTTCCACATGGAGATCAACCTGCGCGCACCCTTCCGTCTGACCCAGGCCTTCGCCGACGCGCTGCCGGAGGACGCCGGCGGCTTGGTGATCAACATCCTGGACGAACGAGTCCTCAACCTGACCCCGAACTTCGCGACCTATACCCTGTCGAAGAGCGGGCTCTGGACCCTCACGCGCTCGCTCGCCCTCGCCCTGGCGCCCAGGATCCGGATCAACGGCATCGGCCCGGGCTACGCCATGCCCGAACGCGGCCAGAGCCAAGAGAGCTTCGAGCGCGCCGCGGCCAAGATGCCGCTCGGCCGCGGCACCGATCCCGAGGAAATCTGCACGGCGCTGCAGTTCCTGATCGCCGCCAAGTCGGTCACCGGCCAGATGATCGCGCTCGACGGCGGACAGCACCTGGGCTGGATGGTTCCCGGAATTTCTTCCTCATGA
- a CDS encoding protein-L-isoaspartate(D-aspartate) O-methyltransferase — protein MKTAAIRTLAAASLGYALALGLGPATVAMAEEPVDADHQRQEMVRIIEAETRATAPETGISQLHPKVLEAMARVPRHAFLPDELRPFAYLPTPLPVTEDQNIAAPFLVALMTHLADIQPDDRVFETGTGAGYHAAVLAELASEVFSVEVIEFLARRADGILEDLGYGRVQVRAGDGYYGWSEAAPFDVIIVKEALNHLPDPLLRQLRPGGRMIVPLGPLDRSQVLTLVEKSSEGRLRSRGILAVKFSPLQGGERL, from the coding sequence ATGAAAACCGCCGCCATACGCACCCTCGCGGCCGCCAGTCTCGGCTACGCCTTGGCACTGGGCCTGGGGCCGGCCACGGTCGCCATGGCCGAGGAGCCAGTCGATGCCGACCACCAGCGCCAGGAGATGGTCCGAATTATCGAGGCCGAGACCCGCGCGACCGCTCCCGAGACCGGCATATCCCAACTTCACCCGAAGGTGCTCGAGGCCATGGCGCGGGTGCCGCGCCACGCCTTCCTGCCCGACGAGCTGCGTCCCTTCGCCTATCTGCCGACACCCCTGCCGGTCACCGAGGACCAGAACATCGCCGCCCCCTTCCTGGTCGCCCTGATGACCCACCTTGCGGACATTCAACCGGACGACCGGGTCTTCGAGACCGGGACCGGTGCGGGCTACCACGCCGCCGTCCTGGCCGAGCTGGCCTCCGAGGTCTTCAGCGTGGAGGTGATCGAGTTCCTGGCGCGGCGCGCGGACGGCATTCTCGAGGACCTCGGCTACGGCCGCGTTCAGGTCCGTGCCGGCGACGGCTATTACGGCTGGTCGGAGGCCGCACCCTTCGACGTCATCATCGTCAAGGAGGCCCTGAACCACCTCCCGGACCCCCTGCTCCGGCAGCTGCGGCCCGGAGGCCGCATGATCGTCCCGCTCGGTCCCCTCGACAGAAGCCAGGTCCTCACCCTGGTCGAGAAATCCAGCGAGGGACGGCTGCGGTCCCGCGGAATTCTGGCCGTGAAGTTCTCGCCACTGCAGGGCGGGGAGCGCTTGTAG
- a CDS encoding type IV pili methyl-accepting chemotaxis transducer N-terminal domain-containing protein, whose translation MTLLTAILALTAVAGTSTSLAKGRIDFEKAVNMAGHQRTLAQQIGKEAILVAMGIDKETNLQRLQDSHAMFGRISQGLRNGDAELGLKALSDPELIRHVDRVEQIWASVNQLLARGVAGDEMTAEEVVAVAEMTEPLYSVVDELVKALRQEAQKGMVVFSINLLAIDYSTRQSMLSQKLAKEFLLVAYGHSVEKNRKALARSSSHFDRVLKGLLDGDLQLRLRQAPTPAIRIELQKAMQIWTDVVPIVEGVANGEQVNDGQLGQISDLNLTLLETIDSATQLFEAL comes from the coding sequence TTGACCCTGCTCACCGCTATCCTCGCCTTAACGGCTGTGGCCGGCACAAGCACGTCACTGGCGAAAGGCAGGATCGACTTCGAGAAGGCCGTCAACATGGCCGGCCACCAGCGAACGCTGGCCCAGCAGATCGGCAAGGAAGCGATCCTCGTCGCCATGGGCATCGACAAAGAGACCAATCTGCAGCGCCTGCAGGACAGCCACGCCATGTTCGGGCGGATCTCTCAAGGCCTGAGGAACGGCGACGCCGAACTCGGCCTCAAGGCGCTGTCCGACCCTGAGCTGATCAGGCACGTAGACCGTGTCGAGCAGATATGGGCCTCGGTCAATCAGTTGCTGGCCCGGGGCGTGGCGGGCGACGAGATGACCGCCGAGGAAGTGGTTGCCGTGGCGGAGATGACCGAGCCCCTGTACAGCGTCGTCGACGAATTGGTGAAGGCGCTCCGCCAGGAGGCGCAGAAGGGCATGGTCGTGTTCTCGATCAATCTTCTGGCGATCGACTATTCGACCCGCCAGAGCATGCTGTCGCAGAAGCTGGCGAAGGAGTTCTTGCTGGTGGCCTACGGTCATTCGGTCGAGAAGAACCGCAAGGCGCTGGCGCGCAGCAGCAGCCACTTCGACCGCGTCCTCAAGGGCCTCCTGGACGGAGACCTGCAGCTCAGACTGCGCCAGGCGCCGACGCCGGCGATTCGGATCGAGCTGCAGAAAGCCATGCAGATCTGGACCGACGTGGTGCCGATCGTCGAGGGCGTGGCGAACGGGGAGCAGGTCAACGATGGCCAGCTCGGACAGATTTCCGATCTCAACCTCACGCTGCTGGAGACCATCGACAGCGCCACCCAGCTCTTCGAGGCCCTCTAG
- a CDS encoding ATP-binding protein encodes MFAKLRLKDVRLAVLFIVVGVLAAIGLSRGEQFLIQQLLQSQADHQAAFWGDYLNSHIDDVDALLNQGSVSARDEQVIAFITGSDQVQNFRMFDQDGVVALAARPQDLGLTFDTDFFLRDVRRGQPVTILMDSVDAAGRNRSLGRIYQPFMKNGIFQGAVEIEADFTEIRNGIKAFLDNGEKALLVGLVLITLVLGVFVRQDIRERNSQIDNLQRAHQSLAQAEAEVAQLNAQLERRVEERTLELNAANDKLSQVNENIARLNQELEQRVEERTAQLSKVIDQVHAANDGMARMNETLEQRIQERTAELQRANADILELNQDLERRVEQRTAELQAAQSELMRQERLAAIGHLTATVSHELRNPLGAIRTAIYLVRGRTEGHDLGVESALERVDRSVSRCDNIINELLDYTRSTALKLENQPLDEWLQAFLGEQDLPPAISVKLLSGTSGLVTAFDQDRLRRALTNLVNNAHEAMVEAAEGGEPAGAIEIRTRAGEDHFEILVLDNGPGIAPETLSQVFEPLFSTKSGAVGLGLPTVKQIMEQHGGGVEVTSTQGSGTQVRLWMPIKQVQEQAA; translated from the coding sequence ATGTTCGCTAAGCTCAGATTGAAGGACGTCAGGCTGGCGGTGCTTTTCATCGTCGTCGGCGTTCTTGCGGCGATCGGCCTGAGCCGCGGCGAGCAGTTCTTGATCCAGCAGCTCTTGCAGAGCCAGGCCGACCACCAGGCGGCCTTCTGGGGCGACTACCTGAACAGCCATATCGACGACGTCGACGCTCTGCTGAACCAGGGATCTGTCTCCGCCCGCGACGAGCAGGTGATCGCCTTCATCACCGGCAGCGATCAGGTTCAGAACTTCCGCATGTTCGATCAGGACGGCGTGGTCGCTCTGGCGGCCCGGCCCCAGGACCTGGGACTGACCTTCGACACCGACTTCTTCCTGCGCGATGTTCGTCGCGGCCAGCCCGTCACGATTCTCATGGACAGCGTCGATGCTGCCGGGCGCAACCGTTCCCTGGGCCGGATCTACCAGCCCTTCATGAAGAACGGCATCTTCCAGGGGGCGGTCGAGATCGAAGCCGACTTCACCGAGATCCGGAACGGCATCAAGGCTTTCCTGGACAACGGCGAAAAGGCGCTCCTGGTCGGCTTGGTCCTGATCACCTTGGTCCTTGGCGTCTTCGTCCGACAGGACATCAGGGAACGCAACAGCCAGATCGACAATCTGCAGCGCGCTCACCAGTCGCTGGCCCAGGCCGAGGCTGAGGTTGCCCAGCTTAACGCCCAGCTCGAGCGCCGGGTCGAGGAGCGCACCCTGGAACTGAATGCGGCCAACGACAAGCTGTCGCAGGTCAACGAGAACATAGCCCGTTTGAACCAGGAGCTGGAGCAACGGGTCGAGGAGCGCACGGCGCAGTTGTCGAAGGTGATCGATCAGGTCCATGCAGCGAACGATGGCATGGCCAGAATGAACGAGACCTTGGAACAGCGGATCCAGGAACGGACCGCCGAGCTGCAACGCGCCAACGCCGATATCCTCGAGCTGAACCAGGACCTGGAACGCCGTGTCGAGCAACGCACCGCAGAGCTGCAGGCGGCGCAGTCCGAATTGATGCGCCAGGAGCGCCTGGCGGCGATCGGCCACTTGACCGCGACGGTCAGCCACGAGCTGCGCAATCCCCTGGGGGCGATCCGCACCGCCATCTACCTGGTCCGCGGCCGGACCGAGGGCCACGACCTGGGAGTCGAGAGCGCTCTGGAGCGCGTGGACCGCAGCGTCAGCCGCTGTGACAACATCATCAACGAGCTGCTGGACTACACCCGTTCGACCGCGCTGAAACTCGAGAACCAGCCGCTCGACGAATGGCTTCAGGCGTTCCTCGGCGAGCAGGACCTGCCGCCCGCGATCAGCGTCAAGCTGCTGTCGGGCACGAGCGGTCTGGTCACCGCCTTCGACCAGGACCGCCTGCGCCGGGCGCTGACCAACCTCGTGAACAACGCCCACGAGGCCATGGTCGAGGCAGCCGAGGGCGGCGAGCCGGCGGGGGCGATCGAGATCAGGACGCGGGCTGGCGAGGACCACTTCGAGATCCTCGTCTTGGACAACGGACCCGGCATTGCGCCGGAAACCCTGTCCCAGGTCTTCGAGCCGCTGTTCAGCACCAAGAGCGGCGCCGTCGGCCTCGGCTTACCAACCGTCAAGCAGATCATGGAACAGCACGGCGGTGGCGTCGAAGTCACCAGCACCCAGGGCAGCGGCACGCAGGTGCGTCTCTGGATGCCGATCAAGCAGGTCCAGGAGCAGGCCGCCTAG
- a CDS encoding response regulator — MSTQTKPLRIFVVDDHKDIADGLADVLRMKGHEVEVAYNGQQAIRIFREKEFDISFMDVMMPGMNGVESFMEIRKIRPAAKVIMMTGYSVEQLLDQAVQEGACGILHKPINIDDVLEAMDRIHSKGMVLIADDDPEFSGAIKDVLMDDGYKVCVARTGGEALKTVMSGGVDYLVLDLKLPVISGLEVYLQLRNRGHDIPTVIVTGQATENAEALDAFRSMEVTGILTKPFDTVSLLQHLDQMSHGLDVEPQPQQDTAEDLFMAKPERSEDRPRFNIERSGYTPEASAADEALMADEQGLAESPADGPAQLEAPMDAPIGLPMDPMAEPEAPMAAVGAGDAAEPQTDAEAEPAMFEAPAQAEPLSAPDAGQEAEPFMLAEEEPVASAPAEPYGVPPMAEPEAAAPEMSPSHEPDGPESPVPAEDEGVAAPATEAPSVAPLPAPAPASAPVEAPVPVAQAETPASAGVPAPEQPPAGGFKAHQRTGRILAVDDDVDLVEGIAEVLRATGYEVETAKNEQEAQQIIQTFDAQVALLDIRLGRTNGLDLIPYLKEYRPEIYCVVITGNADKESAITALRSGAFDYLTKPLALDKLFAVLDRCLGKFDLRQRLQAAFEELQDAKNVADQQSQEATTFFARYSEELRQLVDEVNNRISPLVMADDSATDDEDGSPAKMVRDQVGRLYDLIECSNAYVQASSGRSDGKEQRLDICGIAEHAVEEIQKLYGEDAPKIAVSLPADRPVIWGREHQILEMLVNMLAQASDMGGEEELLLGLKPADDGGLLMIVKGAEVELDAEDLTKLLQPFGASEVVGKIKAEGNRNPMRLPLAAALAKAHDGALRLHGGNGQPFIASVTLPASRITQPRDDVQAQPEAEGQVA, encoded by the coding sequence ATGAGCACCCAGACAAAGCCCCTCCGGATCTTTGTCGTCGACGATCACAAGGACATCGCCGACGGCCTCGCCGACGTCCTTCGGATGAAGGGACACGAGGTCGAGGTCGCCTACAACGGCCAGCAGGCGATCCGCATCTTCCGTGAGAAGGAGTTCGACATCTCCTTCATGGACGTGATGATGCCGGGCATGAACGGCGTCGAGAGCTTCATGGAGATCCGCAAGATCCGCCCGGCGGCCAAGGTCATCATGATGACCGGCTACAGCGTCGAGCAGCTGCTCGACCAGGCGGTCCAGGAGGGCGCCTGCGGCATCCTGCACAAGCCGATCAACATCGACGACGTGCTGGAAGCCATGGACCGAATCCACTCCAAGGGCATGGTCCTCATCGCCGACGACGATCCCGAGTTCAGCGGCGCGATCAAGGACGTGCTGATGGACGACGGCTACAAGGTCTGCGTCGCCCGGACCGGCGGCGAGGCCCTGAAGACCGTGATGAGCGGCGGCGTCGACTACCTGGTGCTCGACCTCAAGCTGCCGGTCATCAGCGGTCTGGAGGTCTATCTCCAGCTTCGCAACCGCGGCCACGACATCCCGACGGTCATCGTTACCGGCCAGGCCACGGAGAACGCCGAGGCTCTGGACGCTTTCCGGTCGATGGAGGTCACGGGGATCCTGACCAAGCCCTTCGACACCGTCTCGCTGCTGCAGCATCTGGACCAGATGTCCCATGGGCTCGATGTCGAGCCGCAGCCGCAGCAGGATACGGCCGAGGACCTGTTCATGGCCAAGCCGGAGCGCTCCGAGGACCGGCCGCGCTTCAACATCGAGCGCAGCGGCTACACGCCGGAGGCCTCCGCCGCGGACGAAGCCCTGATGGCGGACGAGCAAGGCCTGGCCGAATCGCCGGCCGACGGTCCGGCGCAGCTCGAAGCGCCGATGGACGCGCCCATAGGTCTGCCGATGGATCCCATGGCTGAACCCGAGGCGCCGATGGCGGCGGTCGGAGCCGGCGACGCGGCAGAGCCGCAGACGGACGCCGAGGCGGAGCCGGCCATGTTCGAGGCGCCGGCACAGGCCGAACCTCTGTCCGCGCCGGACGCGGGCCAGGAGGCCGAGCCCTTCATGCTCGCCGAGGAAGAGCCGGTGGCTTCGGCCCCGGCCGAGCCCTATGGCGTGCCGCCGATGGCCGAGCCGGAGGCGGCCGCACCCGAGATGTCGCCGTCGCACGAGCCCGACGGGCCCGAGTCGCCGGTCCCGGCGGAGGACGAGGGCGTAGCGGCTCCGGCGACGGAGGCCCCCTCCGTTGCGCCCCTCCCCGCTCCTGCACCTGCCTCTGCCCCTGTCGAGGCTCCCGTGCCGGTCGCCCAGGCGGAGACGCCCGCTTCGGCCGGGGTCCCGGCGCCGGAGCAGCCGCCGGCCGGCGGCTTCAAGGCGCACCAGCGGACCGGCCGCATCCTGGCGGTCGATGACGACGTCGACCTGGTCGAGGGCATCGCCGAGGTGCTGCGAGCGACCGGTTACGAGGTCGAGACCGCGAAGAATGAGCAGGAAGCCCAGCAGATCATTCAGACCTTCGACGCCCAGGTGGCGCTGCTGGACATCCGTCTTGGCCGGACCAACGGTCTGGATCTGATTCCTTACCTCAAGGAGTATCGTCCGGAGATTTATTGCGTCGTGATCACTGGCAACGCCGACAAGGAATCGGCGATCACGGCCCTGCGTTCCGGCGCCTTCGACTATCTGACCAAGCCGCTGGCGCTGGACAAGCTTTTTGCCGTCCTCGACCGCTGCCTGGGCAAGTTCGACCTTCGGCAGCGCCTCCAGGCCGCCTTCGAGGAGCTGCAAGACGCCAAGAACGTGGCCGACCAGCAAAGCCAGGAGGCAACCACCTTCTTCGCCCGCTATAGCGAAGAGTTGCGCCAGCTGGTCGACGAGGTGAACAACCGAATCTCGCCGCTGGTCATGGCCGACGACAGCGCCACCGACGACGAGGATGGCTCGCCGGCCAAGATGGTGCGCGATCAGGTCGGCCGCCTCTACGACCTGATCGAATGCTCGAACGCCTACGTCCAGGCCAGCTCCGGCCGGAGCGACGGCAAGGAGCAGCGGCTCGACATCTGCGGGATCGCGGAGCACGCGGTCGAGGAGATCCAGAAGCTCTACGGGGAAGACGCGCCGAAGATCGCGGTCAGCCTGCCCGCAGACCGGCCGGTCATCTGGGGCCGCGAGCATCAGATCCTGGAGATGCTGGTCAACATGCTCGCCCAGGCGAGCGACATGGGCGGAGAGGAAGAGCTGCTGCTTGGCCTCAAGCCTGCCGACGACGGCGGGCTGCTTATGATCGTCAAGGGAGCCGAGGTCGAACTCGATGCCGAGGACCTGACGAAGCTGCTCCAGCCCTTCGGCGCCTCCGAGGTGGTGGGGAAGATCAAGGCCGAGGGCAACCGCAACCCGATGCGCCTGCCGCTGGCCGCGGCCCTGGCCAAGGCCCACGACGGGGCGCTGCGGCTGCACGGCGGCAACGGCCAGCCCTTCATCGCCAGCGTGACCCTGCCCGCCTCCCGGATCACCCAGCCGCGGGACGATGTCCAGGCCCAGCCGGAGGCCGAGGGCCAGGTCGCCTGA